A region of the Roseiflexus sp. RS-1 genome:
TGGCTCACGAGCTAACCAAGAGTCTAAGTGGTGACAAGAGACGCCAACTGCGCAACATCCAGGACGTTGCCGAGAGCAGCGACTCCTGGAAGGCACTGGAACTCTTCATCCGCTATCAGGCTGCTCGTGGCGAAATAGACAAGGCGTGGGCCGAAAGCGCGATTCAACATCTGGGGGATCTCCAGAGGAAAGCAAAAGGTTTGGTCACTCAGGTGGCTGGAGTAGATGCCGGGGCCGTCCATCTGGCTCTGGTTTCTCGGGTTCTGGGTTATGCTGTGCGCTGGCATACCTGGGACACGAAAGGCAGGGAGGTAACCCGATGAGCATTTTTGACACGTTTCGCAGCCGCCTGCAAGTGCAGGCTACACTCGAAATGCAGACAGCGCTCTCTGTAGGGGCTCGCCTCTCCCTGGAACCGACGGGTACCGATTTGCCGGTGGTGAAAAGCCCTGATGGCCTGCCCTTCATTCCCGGTTCGTCCATCAAGGGCGCTGTGCGAACCCAGGCGGAGCGGATTCTGCGCACGGTTAACCGCAGGCCGGACCTGTGGGCCTGTGACCCTTTCGCCGATCCTTGTGTGTCGGGCGGTCGCAAAGCAGAACTCTGGCAGCAGGCCGAGCAGCAAAACCGCCAGCAAGCCGACATTATCTTTGCTGAATCGGTCTGGAAAGAAAGTTGTACCGCCTGCCGCCTCTTCGGTTCTCCCTGGTTTGCCGGTCGGCTGGCCTTCAAGGATGCCTATTTGGTCAACGCCGATGACTTGCCCGTGGTCACCCAGATTCGGGACGGTGTGGGTATTGATAGGGACCTGGGGGCCGCTCGCTCAAACATCAAGTACGACTTTGAAACGGTAGTACCCGGCGCCCGTTTCGGTGTTGAGATCTTGGGTGAGAATCTGGAGGACTGGGAGGTGGGCTTTCTCCTAGCTGTGCTCCGCCCGTGGGAGGAAGGAGCACTTTCCCTGGGTGGCAAAGTCACCCGCGGGCCGGGCTGGGGAGCGCTCCGCGAGATTCGGCTGACCCAGGTAAACCAGCAGAATTTAGTAGACTACCTGATTCAGGGGAAAACCCAGCCTGTTGAACCAGCTCCGTTCTTACAGGCTTTGCAGGAACGGTTGAGATAGGGAGGCTGGCATGCATAAGACACGCTACAACGCCTTACGCCTGACTTTGGAGATCCGTCCACGTGGTTCTCTGCTCATCAAGGCGGGCGGGCTGTCGGCGGATCCCACGCTGCCGGACATGCAGTTCGTCCGTACCTACCATCCTGAAAAGGGGGAGACAGTCTACATCCCCGGCTCTTCTCTGAAGGGTGTGGTACGAGGTTTCACTGAAAAGGTGCTGCGCACGCTCGGTCGAACGGACTCCTGGCACTGGGCCTGTCCTACGTTTCCGGATGAGCGAGAGAGTTGTGCAAAGCGTCTGGAGAAAGTAGAAGACAGTGCGGTCGTCTACCGTCAATCCTGTGGCGCGTGCCGGATCTTCGGCCATACTCGCCTCAAGGGCCGGGCCGCGTTCACCGACCTCTTGCCGGCTACTGAAATCAAAACCGAAATCCGGTATGGAGTGGCCATCTCCCGGCTGAGCCATGCCGTGGCCCAGGGGCCTTTTGAGATGGAAGTTGTAGTAGATGGTGCCTTCATTGGACACCTCTTCCTGGAAAATTACGAACTCTGGCAGCTAGGTCTTCTGGTGTTGGCTCTGGAGAGTATGAACAATGGGCTGGTTAAGGTAGGCTTTGGTAAGAACCGTGGGTTTGGCGAGGTGGTGGTGACCGTTATGGAAGCTCAAGTGGAGGAGGCTGGATTCCAGGACGACCCGAATACTCTGCGAGGTCTTGCTGCCTTCGTTGCCAAGGAGGAGCAAGATCGGTATGGTCTTTATGCACCAATTCGATTGAACGGGTTGCCCGCACCCGCTCAAAGCCTGAACTTAGGGCTCTATCAGCGGCGAGTATACGATGGCCAGGGGTGGCAATCTATTGCCAGTGTAGCTATGAATGCCTTGCAAGCAGGCTAGAAGAGAAGATATGGAACGCCAGCAAGTTTATGTCCATTCTTTGAATGGTTCACCAGACATTCTGCAAGGCCAGTCTGCTGTACTTGGCAATCCTCTATACCACTGGGTTGCTGACCCTCTCACCTTTCGTATGGGTAATGGTATTCCTCAAGACTGGTTGGAGACCGGATCGCTTTTCGGACCTCAAGGCGAACTGCGCTGGTGGCGAGAGGGAGCTGAGTATCGAGGCCTTCTACTCACAAAGACGCCCGTCGCCGGATTAACCCCTCTCTCGGAAGAGTGGGAGGGCGAGGAACAGATCTTCTTCCTTCAATCCCTGGATGACCGCCGGTTACGCCCGTCCTTCTCGGCTTACCCTGGGGTGGGGCAGGAAGGGTGTTGGCGGGGAATGGTGTATTACCGTGATGGAATTCCTGTTTTTCTTAGTCCTCGGGCACTGATACCTGGGAATGGAGGCGATCAATGAGCCCACAGCAACCTGGACCCAAACCCTTCTTCTGGGTGGCGCTAGATAAGGCAAAGCCGCCAAAAGGAAGACCCCACCTGCACGAACGCTTTTCCGGCCTGAGCGGGCGGATTGTGTTCCAGATAGAAGTGCTTTCCCAGTACCTCTACGTGGGGAGCGGCATCCTGGACCTTTTCACGCCACCTGGAGAGAAGCTGGAATACGCCTATTATGCTTTTGCCCGACGGAATGGTCAGCTAGTCATTCCCGGCACAGGGATCAAGGGGGCCGTGCGCGGGGTGTACGAGGCCCTTACGAACTCGTGCGTCTCACAGCGAGGGCGTGATGAACGAATGCCAGGGTCTCACCAGGCCTGCCAGGGAATCAAAAAAGGAGAGGAACAGCAGGCAGTGCTTTGTCCGGCCTGCCGGCTCTTCGGTGTCACAGGCTACCGTGGTCGGGTGCACTTCACTGATGCAACCCCAATAGACCAGATACAGACCACCCGCATCAAAATCTCCGATCTATGGCCGCCGCGACAGAGCAAAGGGCGCAAGTTCTATCAGAGCAGGCGCTTCCAGAGCCTGGATATGCGACCCAAAAAGAGCCACCGCTACCTGGAGGTGGTGTCTAAAGGAAGCCGCTTTGAGACCACCCTGGTCTTTGAGAACCTGGAGGAGGCGGAAATGGGGGCCTTGTTGCACGCCTTGGGCCTCGGTCCTCATCCTCAGAGACCGGACGAGGTGGATCAGGCCTTTCCCATCAAACTAGGAGGAGCAAAACCGCGTTGCCTCGGGAGCGTGCGGTTTGTTCCACAGGATATCTACCTGGTGGATGCAACAGACCCCCTGGGCTCTCTTGTCCAGAGAGGCCGACTTCTGGATGGCTTGACTGCACAGCTACGCCAGTGGCTTAAGAATGTGGGCAGTCTGCTGGATCAGAAAGCCTGGGAAAGCTTCCTTCAGGAAGCCAAACCCAAAAATGAGCCTTGCCCCAAGGAGGTGTACTGATAATGTTAGACAACCACATCCAACTTGCTGAACAGATTGCCAGTAAACTGCCTGAGGTTTCGCGTAACGAGTGGATGCGCTGGATGCAAATGGCTGAACGACAGGGTCTGGATCGTGCAGTGGCTTATGCCGAGCGATTAGGCGAAGATCCTACCCTTCGCCCGGCCGTGCAAAGGGATAACAAACTGATAGCTCAGGCGATTCGGTCGAATTTGTCGGCCCTCAAACGTCTCCCTGAAAACAGCCAGAAGAAGACATCTGGCTACGTTGGTTGGCTTTTGCGTATACGTACCGTCCGTGGTTCGCTTCGGGAGTAGGACCAAGAATGAGGTTTGTGTTTGATACCAGCGTTCTCATTGCTTATCTCCGAGGTGAAGCGGAAGCTGCTGACGCTGTAGTCGTAGCTTCCAATTGTGGTGGTATTCTTGTCTCCCAGATCAGTCTCATGGAACTTTATAGCTCTCAAAACCGACGCAATGCTGATATCGATAGAGAAGTGAGGAGCATTCATGCGTTAGAGCAAGCATACGGTCTTCGTCTCGTTCCTTGCTCTGAAACCGCTCAGAAATGGGCTTTCAAGATTATGAAGGCATTCCGTTCTCCTTTAGGAAGAAATGCTTTACCTGATGCCCTTATCATCGGGACGGGTATTGCTTATCGGGGGTGGTTGGTCACTTCTGACGGACACTGGGCACAGATCGCACAGGACAACGAGCAACGCCAGTTGCTCACTATCAGGCTCAAAGTGCTATCGCCATCAGAGCTTGTACGGAGGTTTGGATAATGTCTAAGAAACTACTCATTGCAACGCTGGGCACTGCTCCAGCAGTGGTGACCGAGGCCGTGGACTTGCTGACCCAACAGAACTGCCGACCGGACGGTGTCATCTTGCTCAGAACCGAAGACCATGATGTTCGCGAAGCCTATGAGTTGCTGGCAACTCATCTCCCTCAACACGACAACTTGACCTGGGTGGAGCCTGTATCCATCGGCCAGTACGGAGACGTGGATACCCCTGAGGCGGCCGTAGAGTTTATGCAGGAGACATGCCGCATTCTGAAGACCTACCGCGATGCAGGCTACCGACTTTTCGTGAGCATTGCTGGCGGCCGCAAAGCGATGTCGGCGCTTCTGGCCCTGGCCGTGCAGTTCTACGGCGCCGAACGGCTGTTTCACATCTGGGTGCCGCCGTGGTTGGAGGCGGAGGGCGAGATTGCCCAATTCCGCAATCTCCCGGAAGAAGATCTCATCCAGAAGCTACATCCGCCTCTGAATACGATGACTCCGGAGGACCGCCCACGCCTGGTAGACCTGCCTTTCATCGGCCTCTTCCCGTGGCTGGAAGATATCCGGGATGCACTGAAAGGTGTAGTTTCCCCTGAACGCTCCTTAAAGACTCTGTTGCAAGCCAATAATTTGTTGGACTCTCAGGCAAGGCCTACCAAGCTGGGAACTGCCGTTTTGACTATTCTGGAAGGCGTGGAGGGGTTACCCCCAGCACGTCAGGAAGAGTGCAAAATTGCTATCGCCAAACATCACGACCGCGA
Encoded here:
- a CDS encoding RAMP superfamily CRISPR-associated protein, which encodes MSPQQPGPKPFFWVALDKAKPPKGRPHLHERFSGLSGRIVFQIEVLSQYLYVGSGILDLFTPPGEKLEYAYYAFARRNGQLVIPGTGIKGAVRGVYEALTNSCVSQRGRDERMPGSHQACQGIKKGEEQQAVLCPACRLFGVTGYRGRVHFTDATPIDQIQTTRIKISDLWPPRQSKGRKFYQSRRFQSLDMRPKKSHRYLEVVSKGSRFETTLVFENLEEAEMGALLHALGLGPHPQRPDEVDQAFPIKLGGAKPRCLGSVRFVPQDIYLVDATDPLGSLVQRGRLLDGLTAQLRQWLKNVGSLLDQKAWESFLQEAKPKNEPCPKEVY
- a CDS encoding RAMP superfamily CRISPR-associated protein, with protein sequence MHKTRYNALRLTLEIRPRGSLLIKAGGLSADPTLPDMQFVRTYHPEKGETVYIPGSSLKGVVRGFTEKVLRTLGRTDSWHWACPTFPDERESCAKRLEKVEDSAVVYRQSCGACRIFGHTRLKGRAAFTDLLPATEIKTEIRYGVAISRLSHAVAQGPFEMEVVVDGAFIGHLFLENYELWQLGLLVLALESMNNGLVKVGFGKNRGFGEVVVTVMEAQVEEAGFQDDPNTLRGLAAFVAKEEQDRYGLYAPIRLNGLPAPAQSLNLGLYQRRVYDGQGWQSIASVAMNALQAG
- a CDS encoding CRISPR-associated protein Csx14 — its product is MSKKLLIATLGTAPAVVTEAVDLLTQQNCRPDGVILLRTEDHDVREAYELLATHLPQHDNLTWVEPVSIGQYGDVDTPEAAVEFMQETCRILKTYRDAGYRLFVSIAGGRKAMSALLALAVQFYGAERLFHIWVPPWLEAEGEIAQFRNLPEEDLIQKLHPPLNTMTPEDRPRLVDLPFIGLFPWLEDIRDALKGVVSPERSLKTLLQANNLLDSQARPTKLGTAVLTILEGVEGLPPARQEECKIAIAKHHDRDRLERFARELCSRFPFITQTQSGEWRSGEAKVKAESPNRLRVFESLGKDFQMQLILETTATTSGQLEAARRAVERYLERRR
- a CDS encoding PIN domain-containing protein, with the translated sequence MFDTSVLIAYLRGEAEAADAVVVASNCGGILVSQISLMELYSSQNRRNADIDREVRSIHALEQAYGLRLVPCSETAQKWAFKIMKAFRSPLGRNALPDALIIGTGIAYRGWLVTSDGHWAQIAQDNEQRQLLTIRLKVLSPSELVRRFG
- the csx7 gene encoding type III CRISPR-associated RAMP protein Csx7 codes for the protein MSIFDTFRSRLQVQATLEMQTALSVGARLSLEPTGTDLPVVKSPDGLPFIPGSSIKGAVRTQAERILRTVNRRPDLWACDPFADPCVSGGRKAELWQQAEQQNRQQADIIFAESVWKESCTACRLFGSPWFAGRLAFKDAYLVNADDLPVVTQIRDGVGIDRDLGAARSNIKYDFETVVPGARFGVEILGENLEDWEVGFLLAVLRPWEEGALSLGGKVTRGPGWGALREIRLTQVNQQNLVDYLIQGKTQPVEPAPFLQALQERLR